One Hevea brasiliensis isolate MT/VB/25A 57/8 chromosome 5, ASM3005281v1, whole genome shotgun sequence genomic region harbors:
- the LOC110667666 gene encoding 26S proteasome regulatory subunit 6B homolog, giving the protein MASSAMALDPKPAPELPPSISSSRSDLQQAFADLSNGDEDDLYSRLKSLQRQLEFIDIQEEYVKDEQKNLKRELLRAQEEVKRIQSVPLVIGQFMEMVDQNNGIVGSTTGSNYYVRILSTINRELLKPSASVALHRHSNALVDVLPPEADSSISLLSQSEKPDVTYNDIGGCDIQKQEIREAVELPLTHHELYKQIGIDPPRGVLLYGPPGTGKTMLAKAVANHTTAAFIRVVGSEFVQKYLGEGPRMVRDVFRLAKENAPAIIFIDEVDAIATARFDAQTGADREVQRILMELLNQMDGFDQTVNVKVIMATNRADTLDPALLRPGRLDRKIEFPLPDRRQKRLVFQVCTSKMNLSDEVDLEDYVSRPDKISAAEIAAICQEAGMHAVRKNRYVILPKDFEKGYRTNVKKPDTDFEFYK; this is encoded by the exons ATGGCGTCATCAGCAATGGCTCTGGACCCCAAGCCCGCACCGGAGCTTCCTCCGTCGATCTCCTCTTCGAGATCGGACCTCCAACAAGCGTTCGCCGACCTATCCAATGGCGATGAAGACGACCTCTACAGTCGCCTAAAGTCTCTTCAGCGTCAGCTCGAGTTCATCGATATCCAAGAAGAGTATGTCAAAGACGAGCAGAAGAATTTGAAGCGTGAGCTCCTTCGTGCTCAGGAAGAGGTCAAGCGGATCCAGTCGGTGCCGCTCGTCATCGGTCAGTTTATGGAGATGGTAGACCAAAACAATGGTATTGTGGGCTCCACCACTGGCTCTAATTACTATGTGAGGATTCTTAGCACCATTAATAGGGAGCTCTTGAAGCCCTCTGCTTCAGTCGCTCTGCACCGGCATTCCAATGCCCTTGTAGATGTGTTGCCTCCTGAGGCTGATTCCAGTATTTCTCTACTCAGCCAGTCAGAGAAACCTGATGTCACTTATAAT GACATTGGTGGATGTGACATTCAAAAGCAGGAAATTCGTGAGGCAGTGGAGTTACCACTGACTCACCATGAACTGTACAAGCAAATTGGAATAGATCCCCCTCGTGGTGTCTTGCTTTATGGCCCCCCTGGCACTGGAAAAACCATGCTTGCCAAGGCTGTGGCTAATCATACAACAGCGGCTTTTATTAGAGTTGTTGGCTCTGAGTTTGTTCAGAAGTATTTGGGTGAG GGCCCCCGTATGGTTCGTGATGTTTTTCGCCTTGCTAAGGAGAATGCCCCTGCAATTATTTTCATTGATGAGGTAGATGCTATTGCTACTGCTAGGTTTGATGCTCAAACTGGGGCTGATAGAGAAGTCCAACGAATCTTGATGGAACTTCTGAATCAG ATGGATGGGTTTGACCAGACAGTGAATGTTAAGGTAATAATGGCAACAAATCGTGCAGACACTTTGGACCCTGCACTTCTTCGTCCTGGAAGACTTGACCGGAAAATTGAATTTCCATTGCCTGATAGACGGCAAAAGAGGCTTGTTTTCCag GTTTGCACTTCTAAAATGAATCTCAGTGATGAGGTAGACTTGGAGGATTATGTTTCTCGGCCAGACAAAATCAGTGCTGCTGAG ATTGCAGCTATTTGTCAGGAAGCAGGGATGCATGCTGTTCGCAAGAACAGGTATGTCATACTCCCAAAGGACTTTGAGAAAGGTTACCGAACCAATGTGAAGAAGCCCGATACCGACTTTGAATTCTACAAATGA
- the LOC110667664 gene encoding uncharacterized protein LOC110667664, producing MRGNPVGRRFSSVIFNPSTGRAFFVSSSPFSTSSGSSGRGRGRGGGGGPGQFDFSARTPGKPDSDDSKPDSPEPTPGGFGHGRGIPISSSPILPAFSSFISSLKASQSGSGRGRGRGNIEPELSRPNESQRESVPPKTQFTQSVPRNKAQFTQSEEPNLPSSIQSALSGVGRGKPDQPAVSTPQKEENRHLRLRRTPKPRTIGEEAEPAQGRFQPKISREGDVRDREAEPLQARGGMGGGRGRGRGRGRGRGRGRGRLEQRERMEDSEEGYAAGLFLGDNADGEKLSKRVGVENMNKLTEGFEEMSGRILPSPMEDAYLDALHTNYMIEFEPEYLMGEFDQNPDIDEKPPMPLRDVLEKVKPFIMAYEGIQSQEEWEEVIEETMKNVPLLKEIVDYYSGPDRVTAKRQQEELERVAKTIPASAPSSVKQFADHAVLSLQSNPGWGFDKKCQFMDKLVREVNQCYN from the exons ATGAGAGGAAACCCGGTTGGAAGACGATTCTCAAGTGTAATCTTTAATCCCTCCACTGGACGCGCCTTTTTTGTGTCATCTTCTCCTTTCTCCACTTCCTCAGGCTCCTCCGGTCGCGGCCGTGGCCGCGGCGGTGGTGGCGGTCCTGGTCAGTTCGATTTCAGTGCAAGAACACCGGGAAAGCCTGACTCTGATGATTCTAAACCTGACTCCCCAGAACCAACGCCAGGTGGATTTGGTCATGGCCGTGGCATACCTATttcttcttctccaattctccCTGCCTTTTCTTCCTTCATATCGTCGTTAAAAGCCTCTCAATCCGGCTCGGGACGTGGCCGAGGCAGAGGCAATATCGAACCAGAACTGAGTAGACCCAATGAGTCACAGCGCGAGTCAGTACCTCCTAAGACGCAGTTCACTCAGTCAGTACCTCGTAATAAGGCGCAGTTCACTCAGTCAGAAGAGCCAAATCTGCCATCCAGCATACAATCCGCACTATCTGGCGTTGGTCGGGGGAAACCGGATCAGCCTGCCGTGTCTACTCCGCAGAAGGAAGAGAACCGGCATCTCCGGTTACGTCGCACACCTAAGCCCAGGACCATTGGAGAAGAAGCTGAACCGGCTCAGGGCCGGTTCCAGCCTAAAATTAGCCGCGAGGGCGATGTAAGAGACAGGGAAGCTGAGCCTTTGCAGGCGCGAGGGGGAATGGGTgggggtagaggtagaggtagaggaagaggtagaggtaggggaagGGGGAGGGGGCGTTTGGAGCAAAGAGAGAGGATGGAAGATTCGGAGGAAGGGTACGCAGCAGGGCTCTTCTTGGGGGACAATGCTGATGGGGAGAAACTGTCGAAAAGGGTTGGTGTTGAGAACATGAACAAATTGACTGAAGGGTTTGAAGAGATGAGTGGGAGAATACTGCCTTCGCCTATGGAAGATGCCTATTTGGATGCCTTGCATACGAATTATATG ATTGAGTTTGAGCCTGAATACTTGATGGGGGAGTTTGATCAAAACCCAGATATTGATGAGAAGCCACCTATGCCTCTCCGGGATGTGCTGGAGAAGGTGAAGCCGTTCATAATGGCATATGAAGGAATCCAAAGTCAAGAAGAATGGGAG GAGGTAATTGAAGAAACAATGAAGAATGTCCCATTATTGAAAGAGATAGTTGATTATTACAGCGGACCTGATAGGGTTACAGCAAAGAGACAACAAGAAGAGTTAGAAAGAGTGGCTAAAACTATTCCTGCAAGTGCACCTTCTTCTGTAAAGCAGTTTGCTGATCATGCAGTTCTTTCTCTTCAG AGCAACCCTGGCTGGGGATTTGACAAGAAATGCCAATTTATGGATAAGCTTGTAAGAGAGGTTAATCAGTGTTACAACTAA
- the LOC110667665 gene encoding 3'-5' exonuclease, translated as MTISIKDHQLTNDTHNLYDVTFFTDQIHTLVTHAPSLVDQWLIETQQQIHQNPAVVGLDVEWRPNFNRRIENPIATLQLCIGRRCLIYQLLHSPTVPQSLVEFLLNGNFVFVGVGIESDVEKLVEDYGLSVRNTVDLRGLAAEKLGVKELKNAGLKDLVKEVLGKEIKKPKRVTMSRWDNPWLTPDQVQYACLDAFVSSEIGRRLNSAAAGAGASI; from the coding sequence ATGACAATCAGCATCAAAGACCACCAACTCACCAACGACACTCACAATCTCTACGACGTCACCTTCTTCACCGATCAGATCCACACTCTAGTTACCCACGCTCCCTCCCTCGTCGACCAATGGCTCATCGAAACCCAACAACAAATTCACCAAAACCCTGCTGTCGTTGGCCTGGACGTCGAGTGGCGCCCCAATTTCAACCGCCGTATCGAGAACCCAATAGCTACTCTACAACTCTGCATTGGCCGCAGATGTCTCATCTATCAGCTCTTACATTCCCCTACTGTCCCACAATCTCTTGTGGAATTCCTTCTCAATGGGAATTTTGTGTTTGTGGGGGTTGGCATTGAGAGTGATGTTGAAAAGCTGGTGGAGGATTATGGGTTAAGCGTAAGAAATACTGTGGATTTGAGGGGCTTGGCAGCGGAGAAGCTAGGAGTGAAGGAGTTGAAGAATGCTGGGTTGAAGGATTTGGTGAAGGAAGTATTGGGGAAGGAAATTAAGAAGCCCAAGAGGGTCACAATGAGTAGGTGGGACAATCCGTGGCTTACTCCTGATCAGGTTCAGTATGCTTGTCTTGATGCCTTTGTGTCTTCTGAAATTGGCAGGAGGTTGAATTCTGCTGCTGCTGGAGCTGGAGCTTCAATTTGA